The following are encoded in a window of Acidimicrobiales bacterium genomic DNA:
- a CDS encoding sulfotransferase: MTAAPPPPRRPSPERPVVVYIGGSGRSGSTLLERLLGAVPGVAALGEVVHLPERGLVLGHRCACGEPLASCPFWAPVGQEAFGGWDQVDGRAWRDLQHRVDRNRHIPQLAVPASRRFRADLATHVDRLARLYRAAARVSGASVLVDSSKHASTAFALRHLPGPDVRVVHLVRDSRGVAYSWTKEMARPEVDDGVAMPTYTPASSAAWWDAFNVLLTALGATGPDILRLRYEDVLEDPSAALRAVLAPTGLALEPGWDAFLGPEGARLGASHSVAGNPMRFRTGTIPLRRDDAWRQALPAPDRRVVTALTSPFLLAYGYMRPRGGR; encoded by the coding sequence GTGACCGCAGCCCCACCCCCACCCCGGCGCCCCTCCCCGGAACGGCCGGTCGTCGTCTACATCGGCGGCTCGGGCCGCAGCGGCAGCACCCTGCTGGAGCGGCTGCTGGGGGCGGTGCCGGGCGTGGCCGCCCTGGGCGAGGTCGTGCACCTGCCCGAGCGGGGGCTGGTGCTGGGCCACCGCTGCGCCTGCGGCGAGCCCCTGGCCTCCTGCCCGTTCTGGGCGCCGGTGGGCCAGGAGGCCTTCGGGGGCTGGGACCAGGTCGACGGCCGGGCCTGGCGCGACCTCCAGCACCGCGTCGACCGCAACCGCCACATCCCCCAGCTGGCCGTCCCCGCCTCCCGTCGCTTCCGGGCCGACCTGGCCACCCACGTCGACCGCCTGGCCCGCCTGTACCGGGCCGCGGCCCGGGTGTCGGGGGCGTCGGTCCTGGTCGACTCGTCCAAGCACGCCTCCACCGCCTTCGCCCTCCGGCACCTGCCCGGCCCGGACGTGCGGGTCGTCCACCTGGTGCGAGACAGCCGGGGCGTGGCCTACTCGTGGACCAAGGAGATGGCCCGGCCCGAGGTCGACGACGGCGTGGCCATGCCCACGTACACGCCGGCGTCCTCGGCGGCGTGGTGGGACGCCTTCAACGTGCTGCTCACCGCCCTGGGGGCCACCGGGCCCGACATCCTGCGCCTCCGCTACGAGGACGTGCTGGAAGACCCGAGCGCCGCCCTGCGGGCCGTCCTGGCCCCCACCGGCCTGGCCCTGGAGCCGGGCTGGGACGCCTTCCTCGGGCCCGAAGGCGCCCGGCTGGGGGCCAGCCACTCGGTGGCCGGCAACCCCATGCGGTTCCGCACCGGCACCATCCCCCTGCGCCGCGACGACGCCTGGCGCCAGGCCCTCCCGGCACCCGACCGCCGGGTCGTCACGGCCCTGACCTCGCCGTTCCTGCTGGCCTACGGCTACATGAGGCCCCGCGGTGGCCGATAG
- a CDS encoding endonuclease/exonuclease/phosphatase family protein: MGLSAESFLPLLARPDTPAEGADRAPTGRRRFTVVAANVARSTRDTRAQAEALVALDADAVLVVEATDTTVDALDGAGLARRWPHAAAWPDEGFFGALVASRHPVIRAESRSLGGRPGLVVDLAVGRMPVRVVPVHTQAPIFDRDVGPWHDTLAATAAVAGEVAGPVVLAGDWNATGGHRAFRRNLRAHALVDAQAVLGQRWLPTWPVRDPRRSRLPPLLALDHVVTSADVRVAALERLPLPGTDHLALRATLHLPHP, translated from the coding sequence TTGGGCCTGTCGGCCGAGTCGTTCCTGCCGCTGCTGGCCCGGCCCGACACCCCGGCCGAGGGCGCCGACCGGGCGCCGACGGGGCGGCGCCGGTTCACGGTGGTGGCGGCCAACGTGGCCCGCTCGACCCGCGACACGAGGGCCCAGGCCGAGGCCCTGGTGGCCCTGGACGCCGACGCGGTGCTGGTGGTGGAGGCCACCGACACGACGGTGGACGCCCTGGACGGGGCGGGCCTGGCCCGGCGCTGGCCCCACGCCGCGGCCTGGCCCGACGAGGGCTTCTTCGGGGCGCTGGTGGCCAGCCGGCACCCGGTCATCCGGGCCGAGTCCCGCAGCCTGGGCGGCCGCCCCGGCCTGGTGGTCGACCTGGCCGTGGGCCGCATGCCGGTGCGGGTGGTGCCGGTCCACACCCAGGCCCCGATCTTCGACCGTGACGTGGGACCCTGGCACGACACCCTGGCCGCCACCGCGGCGGTGGCCGGCGAGGTGGCCGGCCCGGTCGTGCTGGCCGGCGACTGGAACGCCACCGGCGGCCACCGGGCCTTCCGCCGCAATCTGCGGGCCCACGCGCTGGTCGACGCCCAAGCCGTCCTGGGCCAGCGCTGGCTGCCCACCTGGCCGGTCCGCGACCCCCGGCGCTCCCGGCTCCCACCCCTCCTGGCCCTCGACCACGTGGTCACCTCGGCGGACGTCCGGGTCGCAGCCCTGGAACGCCTCCCCCTCCCCGGCACCGACCACCTCGCCCTCCGCGCCACCCTCCACCTCCCCCACCCCTGA
- a CDS encoding glycosyltransferase family A protein: protein MDAASLPTDDPVAPRPPGGPAPSVTVVIATRDRPALLRRAVESVLAQRYPGDVHVIAVFDQSDPEADLAHDGVGAGGAARRVRVRANERTPGLAGARNTGITAATGELVAFCDDDDLWLPGKLAAQAERLAAEPDLELVTTGVLVEARGKVSTRVLERDRITHDELLRSRVSEAHPSTFLFRRSALVEGIGLVDEALPGSYAEDYDVLLRAARRHPVGVVTLPLAKVFWHRSSFFAERWQTIVDALDHILAAHPELATEPRGLARIEGQQAFARASMHDRRGAWRTARRALAHNRREPRAWLALAVASGAVRSEWVLRALQATGRGI, encoded by the coding sequence GTGGACGCCGCCTCCCTGCCCACCGACGACCCGGTCGCGCCCCGCCCCCCCGGGGGGCCCGCGCCGTCGGTCACGGTGGTCATCGCCACCCGGGACCGGCCCGCGCTCCTGCGCCGGGCCGTCGAGTCGGTCCTGGCCCAGCGCTACCCCGGGGACGTGCACGTGATCGCCGTGTTCGACCAGTCCGACCCCGAGGCCGACCTGGCCCACGACGGGGTCGGCGCCGGCGGGGCGGCCCGCCGGGTGCGGGTCCGGGCCAACGAGCGCACGCCGGGCCTGGCCGGGGCCCGCAACACCGGGATCACGGCCGCCACCGGCGAGCTGGTCGCCTTCTGCGACGACGACGACCTGTGGCTCCCGGGCAAGCTGGCCGCCCAGGCCGAGCGCCTGGCCGCCGAGCCCGACCTGGAGCTGGTCACCACCGGCGTCCTGGTCGAGGCCCGGGGCAAGGTGTCGACCCGGGTGCTGGAACGGGACCGCATCACCCACGACGAGCTGCTGCGCTCCCGGGTCTCCGAGGCCCACCCCTCGACGTTCCTGTTCCGGCGCTCGGCCCTGGTCGAGGGCATCGGCCTGGTCGACGAGGCCCTGCCCGGCAGCTACGCCGAGGACTACGACGTGCTCCTGCGCGCCGCCCGGCGCCACCCCGTGGGGGTCGTGACCCTGCCCCTGGCCAAGGTGTTCTGGCACCGCTCCTCGTTCTTCGCCGAGCGGTGGCAGACCATCGTCGACGCCCTCGACCACATCCTGGCCGCCCACCCCGAGCTGGCCACCGAGCCCCGCGGCCTGGCCCGCATCGAGGGCCAGCAGGCCTTCGCCCGGGCCTCCATGCACGACCGCCGGGGGGCGTGGCGGACCGCCCGCCGGGCCCTGGCCCACAACCGCCGCGAGCCCCGGGCCTGGCTGGCCCTGGCCGTGGCCTCGGGGGCGGTGCGCTCGGAGTGGGTGCTGCGAGCCCTGCAGGCCACCGGGCGAGGGATCTGA
- a CDS encoding glycosyltransferase, with the protein MSGPAGPPGAIDVLVTLGTDHHPFARLVEWVDRWAADHPAAVCVVQHGPAPPPRHAEGHPTLDPAVIGNLAARARVVVGHAGPGTVLDARSAGRLPVIVPRRAHLGEVVDDHQVTFGRWMDERGQARCVEDEDALRAHIDAAVADPAAYAVAVDDGAVPAAVTLFGELVDGVLRR; encoded by the coding sequence GTGAGCGGCCCCGCCGGCCCGCCCGGGGCCATCGACGTGCTGGTGACCCTGGGCACCGACCACCACCCCTTCGCCCGCCTGGTGGAGTGGGTCGACCGCTGGGCCGCCGACCACCCCGCGGCGGTGTGCGTGGTGCAGCACGGCCCGGCCCCCCCGCCCCGCCACGCCGAGGGCCACCCCACGCTCGACCCGGCCGTCATCGGCAATCTGGCGGCCCGGGCCCGCGTCGTGGTCGGCCACGCCGGCCCGGGCACCGTGCTCGACGCCCGCAGCGCCGGGCGCCTGCCCGTCATCGTCCCCCGCCGGGCCCACCTGGGCGAGGTCGTCGACGACCACCAGGTCACCTTCGGGCGCTGGATGGACGAGCGGGGCCAGGCCCGCTGCGTGGAGGACGAGGACGCCCTGCGGGCCCACATCGACGCCGCCGTGGCCGACCCGGCGGCCTACGCGGTGGCCGTCGACGACGGGGCCGTGCCCGCCGCCGTCACCCTGTTCGGCGAGCTGGTCGACGGGGTGCTGCGGCGGTGA
- the pssD gene encoding PssD/Cps14F family polysaccharide biosynthesis glycosyltransferase, translated as MDPTTPRPTRVLLVCSTGGHLTQLVRLRPWWSGHDRAWVTFDKADARAHLAGERTWWAHHPTTRNIPNLLRNLVLARRVLRAERPDVVVSDGAGVAVPFFLLARRMGIATVYLEVFDRVDSPTLTGRMCRPFTDLFCVQWPEQQAHYRGSVVIGPIL; from the coding sequence TTGGACCCCACGACCCCCCGCCCCACCCGCGTCCTCCTGGTCTGCTCGACCGGGGGGCACCTGACCCAGCTGGTCCGGCTCCGCCCGTGGTGGTCGGGCCACGATCGGGCCTGGGTGACCTTCGACAAGGCCGACGCCCGCGCCCACCTGGCCGGCGAGCGCACCTGGTGGGCCCACCACCCGACGACCCGCAACATCCCCAACCTGCTCCGCAACCTGGTGCTGGCCCGGCGGGTGCTGCGGGCCGAGCGGCCCGACGTGGTGGTCAGCGACGGCGCCGGGGTGGCGGTGCCGTTCTTCCTCCTGGCCCGGCGCATGGGCATCGCCACCGTGTACCTGGAGGTCTTCGACCGGGTCGACAGCCCGACCCTCACCGGGCGGATGTGCCGCCCCTTCACCGACCTGTTCTGCGTGCAGTGGCCCGAGCAGCAGGCCCACTACCGGGGCAGCGTCGTCATCGGGCCGATCCTGTGA